One Glycine max cultivar Williams 82 chromosome 8, Glycine_max_v4.0, whole genome shotgun sequence genomic window, attaaattataagacaGTTCATTACTGCTTTCTattggaaatattttttctaatggTGTTAACTTGTATCTCATTCCTTGATGCAACCTGCAGCCAACATGGCTGCCTGTTTCTGTGAGGGAAGGGAATGAGCCTGATATTTTCTGGGATGCTCTCGGTGGAAAGGCAGAGTATCCAAAGGGCAAAGAAATTCAAGGATTCATAGATGATCCACATTTGTTTGCATTAAAAATAGCGAGAGGTAAGAAAAACACCCTTTTAAGAAAAGTAATCTAGATCTCACTTGGTTTAGAACTATCCTGGGTGAAATGACAGGGAAACCATGTCTAATTGATGATTCTGTTTCTCACGCTCATTTGTTGGAGTTTTAACTCAGGAGACTTCAAGGTATATTGCTTCTACAATTTGAATTTGTTCATGTCACATGTAATAAATAACTATGTAAATACCTAATACATTTTACTAAGCTTGagttaataacaatattattgcTGAAGAAGACTGAGATAAAACCCACCATGAGTAGCATTTCTAATAATCGTTTAAACTATCTGACTGAAATGTCAATAGAATCATTAGAATTAAGGCCTTTTATTCCCTCATAAAATCTATGAactttgtttttgttaaaattttcttgtgcatgtatattattttaatgtgattaattatgGCCTTGATATAATATTTCAGGTGAAAGAGATATACAATTATACACAGGATGACTTAATAACTGAAGACATCTTATTGCTTGATTGCCAAAGAGAGATTTATGTTTGGGTTGGCTTACATTCGGCTATCAAATCAAAACAAGAAGTTCTTCATCTTGGCCTGGTACCTATATTGATCTCGCTGATAGCTTTTACACTAATTGTCACACTGATGTTTTCACACACGCAATTGAATCAATATGTCATTTCACTTATATATGGTCTTCATTTAGCCATTCTTTTTTACTACTTCACTCACTTTTATAATTACTTTGTACTTCTATTTTTTCCTGCATGGGTGGATCTCAACCACAGTCACTCTAGAACTCTTTGTCAATGCATCCAAGTGCTTCATGAAAATGCCTCTATACTATACAAGGAGTCATTGTTTATACATCTAATTCATAAAGAGCCAAGTTTGATAATTGTTTCTCCATTATTCATTATTCACTAATTTGGCAATCTCATCTTAGGAACTAGTTCTTATTCATCTATAAAATGAGCCATGTGATCAAACGCTACAGTTTTAATGTAATATGGACTTACTCTTTCCTGccatatatgtttttcttacaATGGAAATTGTAATGAGCAGAAATTTCTGGAAATGGATGTCCTTGTTGAAGGCCTATCAATGAACATCCCTATTTATATTGTAACGGAAGGTCATGAGCCACCATTTTTCACTCGTTTCTTTTCATGGGATCACTCAAATGAAAATGTAAGTCTTCTcccttcaaaattatatatattaatcataaTACTATGATAACTAATTTTAGGAAGTTCTCAACTTCTCATTGGGATAGTGGTGGAGCATTATAGCGACTTGAGGCAATCCCCTGCCCCCAACTTCCCAAAAAATATAGATTGATTGCCGAACTCTGCaagaattttttgttatataaacCGATGTTGATTTACCTATAAATgtagttttctgttttcattttcatttattctcTTATGTACATAATGCTTTCTTCTGCATGCCTGTTTTTTAAACTTAGATAATTTATATTCTGGCAAGTAgataaatttttacatttattatgTACAACTTTATTCAAAGAATTGGAAATACAGTGAAAGAGGAAGTTTGAAATTTGACTCAGGACATGGAAACTTGTTTTGTCTATTTATGCTTTGATGAAAatgtcacatatatataattcaattttttatatcctATGATGGCAAATAAATCATTAGTTTAAATGACCCTACACTGTTGTTCAAGTGTTGTTAGATACTCGTTCTATTcttgttgttcttgttttccCCTTATATTGTAGGCTGTTTCTGTTTCTTACAAATTCCACGACATATTTGTGCTCTTCTACTGGAAATGTATGTAATTagtataatttgatatatttttgtgTTCCTGAGTAATGTGAATATTTAAGATTGTTTCCTCCCTCCTCCTTTCAACATGCTGTACTACATAGATACAAAATCATGACAAGAAATTTTGAGGGGGATATGGCACCTTTCTGGCATTATATGCCTTGGTTATATTTGTCACCCATCTTATAAAGTATTTTGAATGAATTTTGCAGATTGTTGGTAACTCATTTGAGAGAAAGCTTGCAATTCTGAAAGGAAAACCAAAAACTTTAGAGGTACCTGACTGGGTAGTATTAGAGTTATTATACTGATTTTTCTGGAAGATTTTGGTTTTGTTATGgtaacttaaataataatttcaaaatgttttcagcTCTGATCCTTTCCTTTGTCTgtcttcttttcctttatccAGGGACATAATAGAACCCCGTTGAAAGCAAACTCCAGGCCTTCTACTCCTAATGGACACAGAAACATTTCTGTTTTCTCCAATGGCCGTGGAAGAAGTAGTTCACCTATACTGAGTAGTGCAGGCTCAGATCTTAGGCAATCAGGTGATAGGCTTCTTTCTAGCTCTACTCCAGTTGTCAAGAAGCTCCTTGAAGGATCTCCTTCCCATGGTAGTGCCGGTAATAAGAATCCCTTTCATCAATTTATGATGTGAAATTTATATAGTTGGATAATGGATATTGTATTCCCCCAGTTCTTGAATTTGACTAAGTTATAAACCTATTTACTACTCAAATGTGCAACATATTCTCCCAAATTATAGTGAAGGCCAGTCAATGATCCTGTTCAATAAAGTTTAGGCTGAAATTTGAACCACTAAAATAATGGAAAGGAATGTGGAGTACTATTTCTCTTATATTCATTcaaattttatcctttttcttgCTATTTTTTTCTCACTGTTGTTTTTGTATCCCAGAAAAAACAATGCCACAGTCTGGTTCTCCAGCAACAGAACTGAGCTCATCTGACGAGACTGTGAGTTTCCCTCAGAAGGATAGAAATGTGGATGGTGAGAATATGGCAACATACCCCTATGAGCGCCTGAGAGTGGTTTCTGCTAATCCAGTAACTGGCATTGATTTGACCAAAAGAGAGGTACTGTCTGAACTCACTCAACAGTCTTGCTAGCATCTTCACCTTGCTTTTTCTTGCTCTTGGAGGATCAATTTGAAAGGCCAATTAATGAAATTGTCTATACATTATGCGGAACTTTTATTATATGAGATATAGATATGCATTCACTCTTTTCATGCTAGACAATTCTTTGTTTTACTCTCTATGACATTTGACTGGAATCTACACTTTGTGATGAATTTAGGTATATTTATCTAATGAAGAGTTCCGCGAGAAGTTTGGAATGCCAAAATCTGCTTTCTATAAGCTTCCTAGATGGAAACAAAACAAACTGAAGATGTCACTGGATCTATTTTAGAGCAAGACCAACTAATGGCTGTGTTTTGTGGCACTATGTTACAACATTTTAGGATGATACAAATTTTACCTCATTTGTGCATTAAGCGTTTGAGCTTGAGTTGCTCACCTTTTTGATATACGAGTCGTTGTATTTTTACCAACTTACTAcatatttatctcttcattttatctcataatgtaatattataaatatgatgcTTTTGGCTCATGCAAGTGGAACTATGTTCTATTTTATGCTTGACCCATCCATAACACTTATTTTTCACGTGCGTGTAGTTCAACAAATTTGGAGCAGCTGGGATAATTTCCTCAATTGTTTGGAATTTATGGTTGCACGTACAAAAATGCCATAATTTTCCAAGGCTAATCCTTTGACAATGAAAAGCTGTGGCACGAAATTATGTTTTATACATGGACCTTGCTGAAAGCATTTCAAAAGGAATTTTCTATATCCTATCAGCAATGGCAAGTGAATCCGTTTTCTGATGCAGGAGCACATCTTTCGGCTGGTTTGGGAGTGCATGGTTGTTTTTCACATACATCAGTCTTAGGTTTTGTATCTTCTTTTATGGAGTTGTGTTGTGGccttaaaaggataaaatgagaTAAGatgtaatattatataatgaattaaataataatttaatgtacTAAAgatgtaatattatatatatgacaaCATATTAAAGTATAATAACGcaatatttgtaaaattaacagaataatttaaattatagaaaattatttaaataaattttaatgtattatgatattaaatattttaaatataataaataattttttttatcaatttagaaTAATATTGTATGTAATTCCTATCAAACATAGTTATTCATAAATCtcattttactccaaaaattgtttgtaaaCATGCACTAAACCTCATTTATggttccttttatttctcttttactGCAAACAAAGGGGACCAAAGACTTACACCGacgtttctttctttttcggTGAGCTCCAACAACATGAGCCTTTTTCCCGTTACGACCGCTTCAGTCAAATCAAACACGTGTCCTCCGTCTCACCGTTCCGAAACTACCTCATCCCATTCTGCCTCTATTCATCACTATTTTGCCATCCCAatgcaaaatcaaaatcaaaatcaaaatctaatATCTAACCCACTTTTGTAGTTCATGTGACTCTTTGCTTCTTTCACGCTCACTACtctctttctttaatttttgtcaaCTTCCATAGGAGACAGGAAATAAAAATCTCAACTTGCTTgatattttcttcctttctatCTTTTTGTCACTTTCCACGTAAAGGGTCTCAGTCTCACTTATGGTATCATTTAGCATCATATCTCTTGATTCCCTTTTGTGGCTTAGCAATAACACTCCTTGAAATATCTTCCCATATGCTTCCACACcctgattttcttttttcttattaatctCTTGTTTTCCCTCTCGCCCATTTCATCGATTCTTGATATTGATAGATAGAGAGACAGCATTGCTTGAAGTTGGAAGAGGTAATTGCTCTCTCACTTGGTGGTTTTTTTGTTCATAATTGTTTTGATTGGTGGTAgataaagtttatatttttgtgaCAATTTGATCAGTGGGtagtggaattttttttaattttttttgtgacaGGGGAGAAAGATTTGGAAATGGCTGCTAAAGTAGATGctaatggtggtggtggtaagGGTGGGGTTTCTGCAGTTTCTGCCAAGGTTCCAGCAGTGGCACATCCATTGGCTGAAAAGCCTGATGAGGTTGCATCCAATATTAGTTACCATGCTCAGTTCAGTCCTCATTTTTCCCCTTTCAAGTTTGAGCTGGAACAAGCTTACTATGCCACTGCAGAGAGTGTTCGTGACCGTCTGATTCGGGTACGAGGATGTACTTCTTGGATTGGAATTTGGATGTTGtctataataataatcatttgtGAGTCAAAAGTGTTTTGTTTATAAACAGTTAGGAATATGCATGTGTTCACTTTCATGTATTGTTATAGTTATAATGATGTTGGTATCTCAAATTCTCAATAATAATTGAGGGTTGACATCCATTAAAATTTCTGACAGAGAGCTTTAGGACCGCAAATGAGTTATACCACCAATTGGAGTGTTTCAGTGTGTGGAAGTGTGCGCACGTCTGTGCATGTGTGAAATAGTGAACCTTTATACATGGGCATGGATCCTGTGATGTCAAATTTTAACATGATAAGGTCGTGTGTATGAGAGGATCCATTCCCGTCTTTTTATGCTTTTCCATGTGACAGCTTGATTCAGTAGCTTGAATTGAACTGAAATTTAGGCACATTTATAAATTCTGGTTGATATTTGTAATCAAGGTGAAAGTTGTGAATCATTTCTTTGGAATCtatttatttaagataaaaactACATAAATAAAGGGTAATTAAATTGTGCCAAATACATTGAATAAGTTCTTCAAATTTTGTTAATAGTTTGTTCCCTCATCACTACTGGTTTAAGTCCTAGGTTGGTATACTTGAATTGTTTGTTTGCATGGGACTAATGCTGTTGTTGTACATTGATGATAACCATTTCAGCAATGGAATGAAACGTACCTTCATTTTCACAAAGTTGATCCCAAGCAAACTTACTACTTATCGATGGAGTTCCTTCAAGGTCGAGCTTTGACCAATGCCATTGGAAATCTGAATATCCAAGATGCATATGCTAATGCTTTGCGCAAATTTGGACTTGAACTTGAAGAAATAGCAGAGcaggtaataaaaaattacaatctgTATATGAGATATGTTTTTCTCTAGAGCCTTGTCATGATATTACCCTAATCCTTGCAAAATCATTTAATTGTGAACCAAGTGAAGTGACAAGGACTAACTCTTGAAAGAACACAGGCCTACTTATCTTAtgctaaaattcaattttattataaagaatGGGAGCAGGAAATGCTGAACTCATCGCATCACTACTTTGTCATGCATAGAGACTTTATATCATGCTAAAAACAACTCACCTTTAATATTAAGCTATTAGATGGTAGTACATGAATGGTTTACATATCTAACACCAAAAATTTATTTGTCaagtgaaagaaaacatgatttATGAGAAAGGATGATTTGTCTGTGCTTTTTATTCCAGGATATATTTCAACCAATGTAAAATCATGCAAAAAAGCAAGCATTATGTGTTAAAAAgtccaaaaagaagaaagaaatgtaGATTGATAAATAGTGCAATGAGTACTGAGCAATCTTATGATTGTCAAATTATGTAATTGATAGATAACTTATGAGGAGattcattgaaaatattttacctGATTTATATTTCGTAGTCTTTTAATCAGCATGGAATAGTTTTGATAAATTCAACATTTATTTTTGAGAATGAAAGCATTTTCGAAAAGTCTGCATTTCTTCATATGTATGATTGGTTTTAATATCTAGTGTCTAAAACTCATTTGCTGAACCATTACACATGCAACTTTGCAGGAGAAGGATGCAGCACTAGGAAATGGTGGTCTTGGTAGGCTTGCTTCTTGCTTTCTGGATTCCATGGCAACACTTAATTTGCCTTCTTGGGGGTATGGTTTGAGGTATAGATACGGGCTATTTAAGCAGAGAATCACCAGGGAAGGTCAGGAGGAAGTAGCAGAGGACTGGCTAGAGGTTTGATTTGTCTCCCTTATTTTAAATCTATAATGTTATTTCACATATATCATGGGATACTGATGTGTAAAACCAAATGAAAACTAAACAGAAGTTTAGCCCCTGGGAAGTAGTGAGGCATGACATTTTGTACCCCATCAGATTCTTTGGTCATGTTGAGGTTAATCCTGATGGAAGGTAAGTGTAAATACACTGAGTTACTTTATAAAATCAGTTTTAGGCCGTTGATTTATGACTTTCTATGATGGTGAAACCATAATCCTTTTTCCTGTAAATGATATGAAAGTACTTACATTTTGGTGTTTATACCAGCCGAAAATGGGTTGGAGGAGAGGTTGTGCAAGCACTGGCTTATGATGTGCCAATTCCAGGTTACCAAACCAAGAACACCATCAGTCTTCGTCTCTGGGAGGCAAAAGCGAGTGCTGAggatttcaatttatttttatttaatgatgggcAACATGATGCTGCTTCAGTGCTTCACTCACGAGCTCAACAGGTTGGTATCGGTGAATTTTCATTACCGTTCAAGAATAACTAGGTGGGTGCCTATTGTCTGTGACTGTAGTATTGATAATAGATTAATAGTTGTTTTTTACCTGCAAAGATCCTGTTACAGTAATAAGAATGAAATACTAACAGAGATAAGCAAGTATTTGCCGTTATATTATCTTAAAACAAGTCTTGTTGAATTTAGTTATGTCCCCAACCCCCATAATCCCCTCCTCTTGTCCTTGGACCCTGTATAAAAGAATCAAGCAAAAAATTATGTGAAGTTGTTctatattaaaatttgtatttgtaGATTTGTGCAGTTTTATATCCTGGCGATACCACAGAAGGTGGAAAACTTCTACGGTTGAAGCAGCAGTTCTTTCTCTGCAGTGCATCACTCCAAGTAAGTTAAATCCACctgataattttcctttttgtgcCAAGTTTTCCGTATAGTATCGTTCTTTGTTCTCATTCAAAGTAAGAAACCAGGATTGAAACTTTCAGCAGTGGTGGTAGGTGAGTGACTGTATAATGTTGATTTGATGTTATGTTAATAAAATGTCTAGATTCACCTTCATTTTGAAGGTTCAAGAGATATTATCAGTTATCTATAATTCACCATCCCCTCTTAGTTAACAAACAAAATGTTCTAGTTTCTGTTGGTACTTATCTTAATGAATGCCTTACTGACAACCCTTTCTTTATGTAACAAGAATGTATTATGGATTTAATGGCATGGATATTTTTCACACGAGAATCAATTTGGAGCCTAGTTACATAATTTATTCTTGCCAAACACCAAGAAATTTGGTCACCTCTTTTGTTTGACATTTTTACCTTACCATTGTCGATTCTTATCTTGGACCAATTACAGGACATAATATCCAGATTTAAGGAGAGGAGACAAGGGCCCTGGAACTGGTCAGAGTTTCCAACAAAGGTTGCTGTACAGTTGAATGATACACACCCAACACTTGCAATACCAGAGTTGATGCGATTACTAATGGATGATGAAGGGCTTGGATGGGATGAAGCATGGGATGTGACATCAAAGTCAGTTAATTGTAGAAAATGTTGTTAGCAATgattattttccattttctttattCCACCACCCCTCACAATTGTAGTGTATTACTCATTACCTCATCACTAAAACATGATGCTATATCTTAACCAGGACTATTGCGTACACTAATCATACTGTCCTCCCTGAAGCACTGGAGAAATGGTCTCAACCTGTAATGTGGAAACTACTTCCACGCCATATGGAAATCATACAAGAAATAGACAAGAGAGTAAGTTGCTCACCTTCCATGTTTCTTTCTATTAACTCCATGAAAGGTGTACTGATATATTTGAATATGGAAATCATGAAATTCTTGCAGTTCACTGCAATGATAAATACAACCCGATTGGACCTTGAGAATGAGCTTTCCGCCATGCGCATCTTGGATGATAATCCCCAGAAGCCGGTAGTTCGGATGGCAAATTTGTGTGTGGTTTCTTCTCATGCGGTAAGTGGTGCACTTTTTTGAACTAAATTAAAGAAGAGTCATCCATCTTCCCATGTTCTTGTATATTAATCTTGTGATGGTATTATTGTTCTTCAAAATGAAGAATCTTCgttaaattaatatcataatatgCTCTATTCAAATGTTATTATCGATAGAAAAAGATCTGTTAAAATGCAATTTATCCTCTACCATCACTTCCAACCTTTCATCTCACTGGAGAACTATTGCAAGATAAGAGTTGTAATCTAAGAAGTAAGAAATAAAGATGGTCAGTGCAGGTGtccaaaatgataaattaattatgttgtCTAAGATAAGGAATACCAAACGGCCTTTTTATGGCTCTACATGACTATTTCCTCAATATTCTATACTTATCCAACTCACtccattttttcaaatattaattttaatttttcctatAACCCTTCTGTTTATGTTTGTGAAATTGATttcaattgatttatttttacctcttGGTGCCTATCTCTTTGTAGGTGAATGGTGTTGCTCAGTTACACAGTGATATATTAAAGTCAGAATTATTTGCAAATTATGTTTCAATATGGCCAACAAAgttccaaaataaaaccaatggGATAACACCTCGAAGATGGCTCCAATTTTGCAACCCTGAGCTAGGCGGGATAATCACCAAGTGGTTAAAAACTGATAAATGGGTAACCAATCTTGACTTGTTAACAGGTCTTCGACAGGCAAGTGCCCAAATGTGCTTATTCTCTGTAGTAACTGATTCCTCTTAATTATTTACTACAGTATTCTAACATTAAATTCCTGTTGTTTTTTTACCTGTAGTTTGCTGACAATGAAGATCTGCAAGCAGAATGGCTGTCTGCAAAGATGGCTAGTAAGCAGCGCTTGGCACGATATGTTTTGCAGGTGACAGGGGAGAGCATTGACCCAGATACTCTATTTGACATTCAAGTCAAGCGTATCCATGAATACAAGAGGCAGCTATTAAACATCCTTGGTGTGATTTATAGATACAAGAAGCTAAAGGTATGAGAAACAGCCTGCTGTTTGACAGGGTAAATTTGTGAAATGCCAATCGTTCTAAtttaccaatattttttttacttcttttaacCCATGTTCATAATGAGTCATGGTCACCGATGTCCTTGGCCCTGTACCCGGGCAgctattttaacattttatttttttgttgacagTCAACATCTATGTCTTGAACAAATTCGTCAACACTGTCTAGTGTAGTATTTCATCTGCTTTAGTCTAGGAGTTGCCAATGTACTGTCAATGTATTTTTAAGAGACCCCAGTATTATACCAAATATATGATCTATGCTTGAAGATAGTCATTATAACTTTAATAGGAGATGAGCCTTGAAGAACGTAAAAACACTACTCCACGCACGGTGATGATTGGAGGAAAGGCATTTGCAACATACACAAATGCTATAAGGATAGTCAGGTTGGTGAATGATGTCGGTGCTGTTGTCAACAGTGATCCTGAGGTCAACGGCTACTTGAAGGTAACTTAATTTTGTACAACTTCCTAGATAAAGtccttttgttttgaaaatagaaaaagatagGATACTAAGTGATTTTTCCCTATATTATCATATACTTATCTGCTTATAATGATATTGGGTATGAAAGTTGATTGCTGATGGTTCCATGTCAGGCCCCCAAATATGATTGTGCACACCAATAGTAAAAGAATTTATGGATACTATCCCCTCTGTTTTTCATTCCTTTATTTTGTTGTGGGATACTTTTTCAGAGCTCCACTCTTGCCAAGTTCTTAGGATAGATCTGTGGAACTAGCCCTAGATTCTTAATATTATATCTGCTTGATTACTCGGCCTATTATCATCACATGAATACAGGCATTATGTATCTGCATGATTCTAATATCAAACTTACGCTTAATGAGAAACAAAATCTAAACTGCTCTTATTTAACTTTTTGTCAGGTTGTGTTTGTCCCAAATTACAATGTGTCTGTGGCAGAGGTGCTGATTCCAGGAAGTGAGCTTTCTCAGCATATTAGCACTGCAGGCATGGAAGCAAGTGGCACAAGCAACATGAAATTTGCTTTAAATGGGTGCCTTATAATAGGTACCTTAGATGGAGCCAATGTGGAAATCAGGGAGGAGATTGGTGAggataattttttcctttttggtgCCACAGCAGAAGATGTCCCTCGACTGAggaaggaaagagagaatggaCTGGTATGCAGTAATATCCATGCATGTTTTTCCACCAATTATTTTCCATTAAATAATAGCTTTTACTTCTTTACAAAGGCTCGTTAAAAAATGTGCAAAAACAAACGATTTTTTATCTCTTCAAAATAagctaattcaaatttaaacatgtgtAACTTTAAATTCCCGTAAAAGTATTTCTAacattactgtttttttttttttttttttttttttttttatagttcaaACCCGATCCTCGATTTGAAGAGGCAAAGAAGTTTATTAGGAGTGGGGTGTTTGGAAGCTATGACTATAATCCATTGCTTGAGTCCTTGGAAGGAAATTCTGGTTATGGCCGTGGTGATTACTTTCTAGTTGGTCATGACTTTCCAAGCTACATGGATACTCAGGCAAAAGTTGATGAAGCATACCGGTAAGAGTCAATCTTGTAGACGTTTTCACGTTTAAGTTTCCTCTTCCTGTTTGCCGTTGATATAAAACTCTTTTTGCAAAGTTACATTAGTACACAACTAAGCATATTACTTTATTAAAGCAAAAATGTAAACCATATTTCGAGTCTTAATGTTTGGACTTTGAGCTAGCAAAAATGTAAACCATTGTTATCTCTACCACACTTTCAACCTTGTCAGGATTTAGTAGTAGGAAAGATTGAAGAAATATATGGTCTGGTTCTGACTTCTGAATATGTTTGTAGCTTTGAAACTTTAAAGTTGTccgtaattatgttttttatttgtctgATTTGCATGCAGTGATAGGAAAAGATGGCTAAAAATGTCCATCCTAAGCACTGCAGGGAGTGGAAAATTCAGCAGTGACCGGACAATTGCTCAATATGCCAAGGAAATTTGGAACATAGAAGAGTGCCGCGTGCCATAATTTCTGCTGGATGTGTGTCTCTTGCACTCAAGTTACTGTATATAGCACCAACAGAATGATAAGTAAAAAGAagtgaataataaaaattaaaaataatttctgaaAAGAGAAAGTGAAGGAGATTTTAGCTTTCTATAATATTTAGCTTGTCATATAAGATTTCAGCTGTATTCTTATATTAATTGCTTTCTCAACCATCTGCTTCTGACAGATAGAGCTTTCTATATGCAAATAAATCTATAGTTTCATAttctgttttttaattaatgtcaaTTTACTCGGCCTTCCAAATTtgagtattattttttcatctttgtaaTGAACTAATGTGGTACATATTATGGTTCAGTTGAATAAAATCATGTTCTA contains:
- the LOC100789789 gene encoding alpha-glucan phosphorylase, H isozyme; this encodes MAAKVDANGGGGKGGVSAVSAKVPAVAHPLAEKPDEVASNISYHAQFSPHFSPFKFELEQAYYATAESVRDRLIRQWNETYLHFHKVDPKQTYYLSMEFLQGRALTNAIGNLNIQDAYANALRKFGLELEEIAEQEKDAALGNGGLGRLASCFLDSMATLNLPSWGYGLRYRYGLFKQRITREGQEEVAEDWLEKFSPWEVVRHDILYPIRFFGHVEVNPDGSRKWVGGEVVQALAYDVPIPGYQTKNTISLRLWEAKASAEDFNLFLFNDGQHDAASVLHSRAQQICAVLYPGDTTEGGKLLRLKQQFFLCSASLQDIISRFKERRQGPWNWSEFPTKVAVQLNDTHPTLAIPELMRLLMDDEGLGWDEAWDVTSKTIAYTNHTVLPEALEKWSQPVMWKLLPRHMEIIQEIDKRFTAMINTTRLDLENELSAMRILDDNPQKPVVRMANLCVVSSHAVNGVAQLHSDILKSELFANYVSIWPTKFQNKTNGITPRRWLQFCNPELGGIITKWLKTDKWVTNLDLLTGLRQFADNEDLQAEWLSAKMASKQRLARYVLQVTGESIDPDTLFDIQVKRIHEYKRQLLNILGVIYRYKKLKEMSLEERKNTTPRTVMIGGKAFATYTNAIRIVRLVNDVGAVVNSDPEVNGYLKVVFVPNYNVSVAEVLIPGSELSQHISTAGMEASGTSNMKFALNGCLIIGTLDGANVEIREEIGEDNFFLFGATAEDVPRLRKERENGLFKPDPRFEEAKKFIRSGVFGSYDYNPLLESLEGNSGYGRGDYFLVGHDFPSYMDTQAKVDEAYRDRKRWLKMSILSTAGSGKFSSDRTIAQYAKEIWNIEECRVP